Proteins encoded by one window of Bactrocera oleae isolate idBacOlea1 chromosome 4, idBacOlea1, whole genome shotgun sequence:
- the RalGPS gene encoding ras-specific guanine nucleotide-releasing factor RalGPS1, translating to MMRYSEISRELSTDSLRYVELGEEYIYKNLREDSPRSDTHSNASSGCIAPPTYATSNHHQHLTQQERQQQQLNLQQQQQPQPQHHRADYTNSMNNCGQQHSAGLRNSKRYSCGRNGSHDGAATISYMRPRKDSTRSTQSCQFDAEQLTQAIASKTMHVKSSRRKNSIGCLNSLSSSPGSPGCYYCVGTAPPPGKSQSLPARSSINNLDAVILNALRVPADELANQITLLDFPIFAAIQPDELTSCAWTKKDKHVVTPNIVAFTKRFNHTSFWTVQEILSGEQPKQRAEILTHFIKVSKKLHELNNLHSLFAIVSAMQSASIFRLKKTWACLSKKDRQAFERLSDIFSDQNNWENLRAYLESLRLPCIPYLGLFLTDLIYIDLAHPHKGGLEPEQRRNKMNNILRVIANYQQSNYTHIIPIEATQKYLTSIRYIEELQNIFEEDQYKKSLKLEPASPSGPSSSSCSSKESFNIDAITPALACLNLSPAKTIGSMRIANSSGTKFIPGHRKCRSLGTNIFGKITHSHNDSANYGNPTLMLGYGDEHYLHDYSVLSQQQARHLLDDSVLEQSSNMLSSGDATSNDSVEGALCHNSDLELIYAPTLDPENCVQGCVRRKTVQKEGRKPAVASWQRYWLQIWANSLVYFPPKSFKGSERSDFKREPCKVCPIEGWFAQVVDNTKHKNSFELYHRTLGTVYKFRTDSAQATQLWTASICKVAMQRSAPKPLPINLMSFE from the exons ATGATGCGTTACTCGGAAATCTCCAGAGAATTATCGACGGATAGTTTGCGTTACGTTGAA CTGGGCGAGGAGTATATCTATAAGAATTTACGTGAAGATTCGCCGCGCAGTGACACCCATTCCAATGCTAGCAGCGGTTGCATAGCACCACCAACATACGCTACCAGCAATCATCACCAACACCTTACACAGCAagaacggcaacaacaacaattgaatttacaacagcagcaacagccacAGCCACAGCATCACCGCGCCGATTACACTAATTCGATGAACAATTGCGGCCAACAACACTCAGCCGGTTTACGCAATTCCAAACGTTATTCGTGTGGGCGTAACGGTAGTCATGATGGCGCCGCAACCATTTCCTACATGCGTCCACGCAAGGATAGCACACGCTCAACGCAGAGTTGTCAATTCGATGCCGAACAGTTGACGCAAGCAATCGCCAGCAAGACAATGCATGTGAAAAGTAGTCGTCGCAAAAACTCCATTGGCTGTCTGAATTCGTTGTCCTCATCGCCGGGCTCGCCGGGTTGCTACTACTGTGTTGG CACCGCACCACCGCCCGGAAAGAGCCAAAGTCTGCCCGCACGCTCGTCTATAAACAACTTAGATGCAGTCATTTTGAATGCTCTACGGGTGCCCGCTGATGAGTTGGCCAATCAGATTACGCTCTTGGATTTTCCCATCTTCGCTGCCATACAACCGGACGAGCTGACCAGTTGCGCTTGGACGAAGAAGGACAAACACGTCGTCACACCAAATATTGTTGCATTTACGAAACGTTTCAATCACACCAGTTTTTGGACTGTGCAGGAGATATTAAGCGGCGAACAGCCAAAGCAACGTGCCGAAATACTGACACACTTCATTAAG GTGTCCAAGAAACTGCACGAACTCAACAATCTGCATTCGCTGTTCGCCATCGTTTCCGCCATGCAAAGTGCCAGCATTTTCCGTTTGAAAAAGACTTGGGCTTGCCTGTCCAAAAAGGATCGGCAAGCATTTGAACGACTGAGCGATATATTCAGCGATCAAAATAATTGGGAGAATTTACGTGCCTATTTGGAGAGTCTACGTCTACCATGCATACCCTATTTGGGCTTATTCCTGACCGATCTAATTTATATTGATTTGGCACATCCACATAAGGGTGGTCTCGAACCCGAGCAACGACGCAATAAGATGAATAATATTTTGCGCGTCATCGCCAATTATCAACAGTCAAACTACACGCATATAATACCAATTGAGGCAACACAAAAGTATTTGACATCCATACGCTATATTGAGGAGTTGCAGAACATCTTCGAAGAGGATCAATATAA aaaatctCTAAAATTGGAGCCCGCCTCACCGTCCGGTCCCAGTTCATCGTCTTGCAGCTCGAAAGAGTCTTTCAATATAGACGCTATCACACCGGCATTAGCTTGCTTGAATCTCTCACCCGCCAAAACGATCGGTTCCATGCGCATCGCCAACAGTAGCGGCACTAAATTTATACCCGGCCATCGCAAATGTCGCAGCCTGGGCACCAA CATTTTCGGCAAAATCACACATTCGCACAACGACAGCGCCAACTATGGCAATCCCACGCTAATGCTCGGCTATGGCGACGAACACTATCTGCACGACTACAGTGTGCTCAGCCAGCAACAAGCGCGCCATCTACTCGACGATTCAGTGTTGGAGCAGAGCAGTAATATGTTGAGTAGCGGTGATGCCACCTCGAACGATAGCGTTGAGGGCGCACTATGCCACAACAGCGATTTGGAGCTGATCTATGCGCCTACGCTCGATCCGGAGAATTGTGTGCAGGGTTGTGTGCGTCGTAAGACGGTGCAGAAGGAGGGCCGTAAGCCCGCTGTGGCCTCGTGGCAACGCTACTGGTTGCAGATTTGGGCCAATTCGCTCGTGTACTTTCCGCCCAAATCATTCAAAGGCAGCGAACGTAGCGACTTCAAGCGCGAACCGTGCAAAGTGTGTCCGATCGAGGGCTGGTTCGCACAAGTCGTCgataatacaaaacataaaaactcaTTTGAGCTGTATCATCGCACCTTGGGCACAGTCTACAAATTTCGCACGGATAGCGCGCAGGCGACACAGCTTTGGACCGCCTCCATTTGCAAGGTGGCCATGCAACGCAGTGCACCCAAACCGCTGCCCATCAATTTGATGTCGTTCGAGTGA
- the LOC106624047 gene encoding uncharacterized protein, producing MTSKLTAYIGLCAAFFIIALLGTPCTAHSSSQTTVVQHTTSNDPAADGFWKRNVDWKSRWVKYWRPKAIYVPVWKKVWTPVVQNEWVPLPKVPPGWEVRKDGVIDSTNSGWKSSSSYVDDSSSSSSSGSSSSGLRSGKIYSGWSRGSSGSYGSSYSSSGSVDWKKGVKQTRVREVNVE from the exons ATGACTTCGAAA ctAACTGCATACATCGGCCTGTGTGCAGCTTTCTTCATCATAGCACTTCTTGGCACACCTTGTACGGCACATTCCTCTTCGCAGACGACAGT TGTACAACACACCACCAGCAACGATCCCGCAGCAGATGGCTTCTGGAAACGTAATGTCGATTGGAAATCACGCTGGGTAAAATATTGGCGACCGAAAGCGATCTACGTGCCCGTCTGGAAAAAAGTCTGGACTCCAGTAGTACAAAACGAATGGGTGCCACTGCCGAAAGTGCCACCAGGTTGGGAGGTGCGCAAGGATGGTGTGATCGACAGCACCAACAGTGGCTGGAAGAGTAGTAGTAGCTACGTTGATGACTCCTCGAGCTCATCCAGTAGCGGCAGCAGTAGCAGTGGTCTGCGCTCGGGCAAGATTTACAGCGGTTGGAGTAGAGGAAGCAGCGGTAGTTACGGTTCTAGTTatagcagcagcggcagcgttGACTGGAAGAAAGGTGTTAAACAAACCCGTGTACGTGAAGTAAACGTTGAATAA